From a single Bryobacter aggregatus MPL3 genomic region:
- a CDS encoding PadR family transcriptional regulator: MGLKSRDLFPGTLDLLILQSLQDGAAHGYSIMERIWTSSGELFRVEEGALYPALHRLQLKGWLAAEWGSSEANRRAKFYELTAEGRRQLVEEREGWDHLVLGMRRVLEGS; encoded by the coding sequence ATGGGACTGAAAAGCCGGGACCTTTTCCCTGGGACCTTAGATCTGCTCATTCTTCAATCTTTACAAGATGGTGCGGCCCATGGGTACTCGATCATGGAGAGAATCTGGACCAGTTCCGGTGAGTTATTCCGGGTTGAGGAAGGCGCTCTTTACCCGGCACTGCACCGCTTGCAATTGAAAGGTTGGCTGGCGGCAGAGTGGGGCTCCTCAGAAGCGAATCGAAGAGCGAAGTTCTATGAGCTGACTGCGGAAGGCCGCCGCCAACTGGTGGAGGAACGAGAAGGTTGGGACCATCTGGTGCTCGGGATGCGCCGGGTATTGGAGGGATCATGA
- a CDS encoding TonB-dependent receptor yields MLRTAYAKLLLSLLLLTIPGRAQTGSQITGDVSDNSGASVAAAKVVATNIETQVSRETLTNDAGTYIFSLLQPGKYVLNVTKDGFKSARQENISLEVNAVLRIDVKLEVGAITDSVTVSSAPPLVESENSSLGQVVETKQIVELPLNGRNFVQLATLGPGVTGVGFGASGTIMSGTRPDDQRPASELFSNGNREGSNNFLIDGIDNNERLTVSITLRPSVEAVREFKIQTSLFSADQGRNPGATVNVVTKSGSNELHGAAYDFLRNDNLDAKNYFASPTASKPQLAQNQFGAALGGPIIKNKLFFFGNYEGYRRRQEIPFLGTVPTLAMKNGDFSAVRDIFDPFSLRATPGTSSGFSRTIYPNRTIPRSQFDPITTRLIDALPLPTSSGIVNNYTVAPKQAQDWNQADGRVDYNLSPTSFLFGRYSYQKTDTIRPATFPPAKVAGLDVPVSLSNEDTFAGTSSQKAYHTNLNYSKIITPALLMELKAGFQRFSLDFLAAGAEPGARLGEKLGVKNSNQGPRADGLPIFSPSGYFGFGHTRSLPILRRENTYQYGAGFTWTRGKHNIKWGGDIIRRQISEFQTNRGNGRFNFSNAFSNDPNNQGATGDAMASSLLGTANTIEQDFTLVFPGMRGWENSLYVQDDWKVSDRLTVNVGMRYEYFSPFREVANRLANFNTVTGRMMIAGKNTDEYLGVHPFRKGFAPRLGFAYKLRKSTVIRGGAGIFFGTQGNGGAAMRLFRQTPFGPVQTVDINTLGANPRRVVDGFDPLVVPSADSIIADPRGALISVDSHFRPSATYQYNLQVQQELKGNMVFKIGYVGNLNRFLDYTYDANQPDPGPGTVLSRRPFRNLAPNVQGITYAVADGNANYHALQSTIERRFSNGLSFLGAYTWSHSIDNVPNAFGGAANGPIPQDIRYRNVDRGNSGFDIRHRFTMSMNYELPFGKNKKFNITNRALDTIAGGWQGNLIFTKQTGLPYTPTLNSAVSNAGGSRPNLLKSPSFTSGDRAMYFDTSFNTAGATWGIPTVYTYGNAGRNILYGPGRTNIDASVFKTFSLTERFRLQFRAELFNLSNTPQFGLPNAAIGSPSAGSITSLSGNNRQVQLALRLSF; encoded by the coding sequence ATGCTTCGTACTGCATACGCCAAGTTGCTTCTATCCTTATTACTTCTCACCATTCCCGGCCGGGCTCAAACCGGCTCTCAAATTACCGGCGACGTTTCCGACAATTCCGGTGCTTCTGTTGCGGCCGCCAAAGTCGTCGCTACCAACATCGAAACCCAGGTCTCGCGTGAAACACTGACCAACGACGCTGGCACCTATATTTTTTCCCTTCTCCAGCCGGGTAAGTATGTCTTGAACGTCACCAAGGATGGCTTCAAAAGTGCCCGTCAGGAAAACATCAGTCTCGAAGTAAACGCAGTACTCCGCATCGACGTCAAGCTCGAAGTTGGCGCCATCACCGACTCCGTCACCGTCTCCAGTGCTCCTCCTCTGGTGGAAAGCGAAAACTCCTCGCTCGGTCAAGTGGTGGAGACCAAGCAGATTGTCGAACTCCCGCTCAATGGCCGGAACTTCGTCCAACTTGCCACCCTCGGACCAGGCGTCACCGGCGTCGGTTTCGGAGCCTCAGGCACCATCATGTCGGGCACCCGTCCCGACGACCAGCGTCCCGCCTCCGAACTGTTCTCTAACGGCAATCGCGAAGGCTCCAATAACTTCCTGATCGACGGTATCGACAACAACGAACGCCTCACCGTCTCCATCACCCTGCGCCCCTCGGTCGAAGCGGTCCGCGAGTTCAAGATCCAAACCAGCCTCTTCTCCGCCGATCAGGGCCGCAATCCTGGCGCCACCGTCAACGTCGTCACCAAGTCCGGCTCCAATGAACTCCACGGTGCAGCCTATGACTTCCTGCGCAACGACAATCTCGACGCCAAGAACTACTTCGCCTCGCCCACCGCCAGCAAGCCACAACTCGCCCAGAACCAGTTTGGCGCGGCACTCGGTGGTCCAATCATCAAGAACAAACTCTTCTTCTTTGGCAACTACGAAGGCTATCGCCGCCGTCAGGAGATTCCCTTCCTCGGCACCGTCCCCACTCTCGCCATGAAGAACGGCGACTTCAGCGCCGTCCGCGATATTTTCGATCCCTTCAGCCTGCGCGCAACCCCCGGCACCAGTTCCGGCTTCTCACGCACCATCTATCCGAACCGCACCATCCCACGTTCGCAGTTCGATCCCATCACCACTCGCCTTATCGATGCCTTGCCGCTTCCCACATCTTCCGGCATCGTCAATAACTACACCGTTGCTCCCAAACAGGCGCAGGATTGGAACCAGGCTGACGGCCGCGTCGATTACAACCTCTCGCCCACCAGCTTCCTCTTCGGCCGCTACTCGTATCAGAAGACCGATACCATTCGTCCGGCCACCTTCCCGCCTGCCAAGGTCGCTGGCCTCGACGTCCCCGTCTCGCTCAGCAATGAAGACACCTTCGCTGGCACCAGTTCGCAGAAGGCTTATCACACCAACCTGAACTACTCAAAGATCATCACGCCGGCGCTCTTGATGGAATTGAAGGCTGGCTTCCAACGCTTCTCGCTCGACTTCCTCGCGGCCGGTGCAGAACCTGGCGCGCGTCTTGGTGAAAAGCTCGGCGTCAAGAACTCCAATCAGGGTCCGCGCGCGGACGGCCTGCCCATCTTCTCGCCCTCTGGTTATTTTGGTTTCGGCCACACCCGCTCGCTGCCGATCCTCCGTCGCGAGAATACTTACCAGTATGGTGCCGGCTTCACCTGGACCCGTGGGAAGCACAACATCAAGTGGGGCGGCGACATCATCCGCCGTCAGATCTCTGAGTTCCAAACCAACCGCGGCAACGGCCGCTTCAACTTCTCTAACGCCTTCAGCAACGATCCCAACAACCAGGGGGCGACTGGCGACGCTATGGCCAGTTCCTTGCTGGGCACGGCCAACACCATTGAGCAGGATTTCACCCTCGTCTTCCCGGGTATGCGCGGCTGGGAGAACAGCCTCTATGTCCAGGACGACTGGAAGGTCAGCGATCGCCTCACCGTCAACGTCGGCATGCGTTATGAATACTTCTCGCCCTTCCGCGAAGTGGCCAATCGTCTGGCTAACTTCAACACTGTCACCGGGAGAATGATGATCGCCGGCAAGAACACCGATGAGTATCTCGGCGTCCATCCCTTCCGCAAGGGTTTCGCTCCGCGTCTCGGCTTCGCCTATAAGCTCCGCAAATCCACCGTCATTCGTGGCGGCGCGGGAATCTTCTTCGGCACCCAGGGTAACGGTGGCGCAGCCATGCGGCTCTTCCGCCAGACGCCCTTCGGCCCTGTCCAGACTGTCGATATCAACACCCTCGGCGCGAATCCTCGCCGTGTCGTCGATGGCTTCGATCCGCTCGTCGTCCCCAGCGCCGACTCGATCATTGCCGACCCGCGTGGCGCTCTCATCTCCGTCGACTCCCACTTCCGTCCCTCTGCCACCTACCAGTACAACTTGCAAGTGCAGCAGGAACTCAAGGGCAACATGGTCTTCAAGATCGGCTATGTCGGCAACCTGAATCGCTTCCTCGATTACACCTATGATGCGAATCAACCCGACCCCGGTCCCGGCACCGTGCTCTCCCGCCGTCCCTTCCGCAATCTCGCGCCCAACGTCCAGGGCATCACCTATGCCGTGGCCGATGGCAATGCCAACTACCACGCGCTGCAGTCCACCATCGAGCGGCGCTTCTCGAACGGCCTCAGCTTCCTGGGCGCCTACACCTGGTCCCACTCGATCGATAACGTCCCGAATGCATTCGGCGGCGCAGCCAACGGACCCATCCCGCAGGACATCCGCTATCGCAATGTCGATCGCGGCAACTCCGGCTTCGACATCCGCCATCGCTTCACGATGTCGATGAACTACGAACTCCCCTTCGGCAAAAACAAGAAGTTCAACATCACCAACCGCGCCCTCGACACGATTGCCGGCGGCTGGCAGGGCAACCTGATCTTCACCAAGCAGACCGGTCTTCCCTACACGCCCACGCTGAACAGCGCTGTCTCGAATGCCGGCGGCTCGCGTCCGAACCTGTTGAAGTCTCCTAGCTTCACCAGTGGAGACCGCGCTATGTACTTCGACACCAGCTTCAACACCGCAGGCGCCACCTGGGGCATCCCCACGGTCTACACCTACGGCAACGCTGGTCGCAACATCCTCTACGGCCCTGGCAGAACCAATATCGATGCTTCGGTGTTCAAGACCTTCTCACTGACGGAGCGCTTCCGCCTCCAGTTCCGCGCGGAGCTCTTCAACCTCTCGAACACGCCGCAATTTGGCTTGCCCAACGCGGCCATCGGATCGCCTTCCGCAGGGAGCATCACGAGCCTTTCGGGGAACAACCGTCAGGTCCAACTTGCTCTCCGCCTCAGCTTCTAA